In a genomic window of beta proteobacterium MWH-UniP1:
- a CDS encoding TRAP transporter small permease subunit, with the protein MKSLLAISQHIDRASRVAARVAIWLVLICALVSALNAISRYALDLSSNAWLELQWYMFAGTVLLGAPHLLATNGHVRVDLFYARLNSRQRNWLDLAGLILFLLPFSIFMLTTSWPWFVESWQIQEISSNAGGLLRWPVKLLLPIGFALLIAQGVSEIIKRIAALSGEITLDSHYEKPLQ; encoded by the coding sequence ATGAAATCACTCTTGGCCATCAGTCAGCACATTGATCGCGCAAGCCGCGTGGCGGCTCGTGTGGCGATCTGGCTTGTGCTGATTTGCGCTCTGGTATCAGCACTGAATGCCATCTCGCGTTATGCCCTGGATCTAAGTTCCAATGCTTGGCTGGAATTGCAGTGGTACATGTTTGCGGGCACGGTCTTGCTTGGCGCACCGCACCTGTTGGCCACCAATGGCCATGTTCGGGTGGATCTGTTCTATGCCCGGCTCAATTCCCGGCAGCGCAATTGGCTAGATCTGGCTGGCCTGATTCTTTTTCTGCTGCCGTTTTCAATTTTCATGCTCACAACATCGTGGCCTTGGTTTGTTGAGTCGTGGCAGATTCAAGAGATTTCCAGTAACGCGGGTGGCCTGCTGCGTTGGCCGGTGAAATTGCTTCTGCCGATTGGTTTTGCGCTACTCATCGCCCAGGGCGTTTCGGAAATCATTAAACGTATCGCAGCGCTCAGTGGTGAGATCACACTGGATTCTCACTACGAGAAGCCCCTGCAATAA
- the dctP gene encoding TRAP transporter substrate-binding protein DctP: protein MSRRDFLTKGSAVALASGAAAVSAPAMAQSDVIRWRCASSFPKSVDTLFGTAELVARRVSQITGGKFQITVHAAGEIVPPLQVLDAVEKGTIECNHTAPYYFIGKDPAWAFGTCIPFGLNSRQYNAWWLHGGGEKIFNEFTRQFGVVSLLCGNTGSQMAGWFKKEIKSVEDLKGLKFRTGGMGGQVLTKLGVVTQQLPAGEIYSALEKGTIDAAEFTVPHDDEKLGLNKIAKFYYYPGWNEGGAALGFQVNAKAWDALPESYRAALQAATAEANTWMQAKYDALNPVALKRLVQGGAVLRAYPQAVLEACFKANQELLAETNAKSPAFKKIFDQQRGFHRDQQAWFRVAEASFDNFIARQKL, encoded by the coding sequence ATGAGCCGTCGTGACTTTCTGACCAAAGGCAGCGCCGTTGCACTGGCCAGCGGTGCTGCTGCCGTATCCGCACCCGCCATGGCGCAAAGCGATGTAATCCGCTGGCGCTGCGCTTCAAGCTTTCCCAAAAGCGTGGACACCCTGTTTGGTACTGCTGAATTAGTGGCCCGGCGGGTCAGCCAGATCACAGGTGGAAAATTTCAAATCACGGTTCATGCGGCCGGCGAGATTGTGCCCCCGCTACAAGTGTTAGATGCCGTGGAAAAAGGCACGATTGAGTGCAATCACACCGCACCCTATTACTTCATTGGCAAAGACCCCGCCTGGGCCTTTGGCACATGCATTCCCTTTGGCCTAAATAGCCGACAGTACAACGCCTGGTGGCTGCATGGTGGTGGTGAAAAAATCTTTAACGAATTCACCCGGCAGTTTGGTGTCGTGAGTCTGCTTTGTGGCAACACAGGTTCACAGATGGCCGGCTGGTTTAAAAAAGAAATCAAATCGGTCGAAGACTTAAAAGGCCTGAAGTTCCGCACGGGCGGTATGGGCGGCCAGGTCTTGACCAAGCTTGGCGTCGTCACCCAGCAGCTTCCAGCCGGTGAGATTTATTCAGCACTTGAAAAAGGCACGATTGACGCGGCTGAATTTACGGTACCGCACGATGATGAAAAGCTTGGTCTAAATAAGATCGCCAAGTTTTATTACTACCCCGGCTGGAACGAGGGCGGCGCAGCGCTCGGCTTTCAGGTGAACGCGAAAGCATGGGATGCCTTGCCAGAGAGTTATCGGGCGGCACTGCAGGCCGCAACCGCTGAGGCCAATACCTGGATGCAGGCCAAATACGATGCACTCAACCCAGTGGCGCTTAAGCGCTTGGTGCAAGGTGGCGCAGTACTGCGCGCCTATCCGCAGGCGGTGTTAGAGGCCTGCTTTAAAGCAAATCAAGAGCTGCTGGCCGAGACCAATGCCAAGAGCCCCGCATTTAAAAAGATCTTTGATCAACAACGTGGCTTTCACCGAGACCAGCAGGCCTGGTTCCGGGTGGCCGAGGCCAGCTTCGATAACTTTATTGCCCGGCAAAAACTCTAA
- a CDS encoding uroporphyrinogen-III C-methyltransferase, producing MNNTGKAVAAGLAMAVLLGAGWWLIDRGPGQSVFSTGGSVGPNPAADSALTLPSRAEPSTLSADWLNEIDASVRLLNESLFMSANVAGSIALLDILDARIARHEAKSLLAPLRAALASDRDKLMAARALDIAAIASTLDRLVIDLDSLPQLALKKPMLNPSKSGTVSDTSSVSDTSTSLSLPSWQEIADRLMDKIAEVVRVRRVDDPRAILLTPEQSSLTVERLRLRLLSARLALLSRQEPIFLQDIAQAQQLLTQIFDPQDSRVLAYQQILAQFAQLGGKVAIPVGLKASAAIEQLKKQPGAASSSTPALNSPAAPAASRPGP from the coding sequence ATGAACAATACTGGTAAGGCGGTTGCAGCGGGGCTGGCCATGGCCGTTCTTTTGGGGGCTGGCTGGTGGTTGATTGATCGCGGGCCAGGCCAGTCGGTGTTCTCTACTGGTGGGTCCGTTGGCCCAAATCCTGCGGCCGATTCTGCGCTAACGCTGCCAAGCCGCGCAGAGCCCAGCACCCTATCCGCAGACTGGCTCAACGAGATTGATGCTTCTGTGCGTTTGTTAAACGAATCGTTGTTCATGAGTGCCAATGTTGCCGGCAGTATTGCCTTGCTTGACATTTTGGATGCGCGCATTGCCCGCCACGAGGCAAAAAGCCTGCTGGCACCATTGCGTGCCGCGCTGGCCAGCGACCGTGACAAGCTCATGGCTGCCCGAGCGCTGGATATCGCTGCAATTGCCTCTACCCTTGATCGGCTGGTGATCGATTTGGACTCACTGCCGCAGTTGGCCTTAAAAAAGCCGATGTTAAACCCCAGCAAATCAGGCACGGTGTCAGACACCTCGTCGGTGTCTGACACCTCAACATCACTGAGTCTGCCGAGTTGGCAAGAAATCGCTGATCGCTTGATGGACAAGATCGCCGAGGTGGTGCGCGTTCGTCGTGTGGATGATCCCCGTGCAATTCTATTAACGCCTGAACAAAGTTCTCTTACGGTCGAGCGTCTGCGTTTGCGGTTGCTATCGGCGAGGCTTGCACTTCTGTCCCGACAAGAACCCATCTTTTTGCAAGACATTGCCCAGGCACAACAGTTGCTCACGCAGATTTTTGATCCACAAGATTCCCGTGTGCTGGCCTATCAGCAGATACTGGCGCAGTTTGCACAGCTGGGGGGTAAGGTGGCCATCCCCGTTGGTCTCAAAGCATCGGCAGCAATTGAACAATTGAAAAAACAGCCTGGTGCGGCTAGTTCATCAACGCCTGCACTGAACTCGCCCGCGGCGCCTGCGGCATCGCGGCCTGGCCCATGA
- a CDS encoding heme biosynthesis HemY N-terminal domain-containing protein: MKKLFVLLLLIGLAVLADMLFGLTDGNVTLWVPPYRIDLTLQAAIIGLLVLVILLLIVGRFLGLLLSLPSRLRQFRRRRTQATRLRSLSELIVDYFEGRFARTVKSAKSIQEDRDLLEEVPHAVAAATAIAASAAHQLRDSNLRDQLIMALRQHTKTGDEQALAGLLEAEFAVDDHRGGRALASLAPLTRGDRRHVHTLRLALKANTQESNWEEVLRLTKLLENRKAIAPIVAIHYKRLVVQAWIESARYEPAIELIESTLKSNWDSSLAMLYGRCLGNAKDQLVKLELWLQQHPSDAELNWSLGRVCQRQRLWGKARQHFELSLRLKPMIATHFALAEIAEALSEKETAALHWKAAATMAV; the protein is encoded by the coding sequence ATGAAAAAACTCTTTGTTCTTTTGCTTCTGATTGGCTTGGCAGTGCTGGCCGACATGCTCTTTGGTCTGACCGATGGCAATGTCACGCTGTGGGTGCCGCCTTACCGAATCGACTTAACGTTGCAGGCGGCGATTATTGGCCTGCTGGTGTTGGTGATTTTGCTGTTGATTGTGGGCCGTTTTCTTGGGCTCTTACTTAGCCTTCCCAGTCGTTTGCGGCAGTTTCGCAGGCGGCGCACACAGGCCACCCGGCTTCGGTCGCTGTCCGAATTGATTGTGGACTATTTCGAGGGTCGGTTTGCGCGGACGGTGAAGTCTGCCAAGTCGATTCAAGAAGATCGGGATTTGCTTGAAGAGGTGCCCCATGCCGTTGCTGCGGCGACTGCGATTGCAGCCAGTGCCGCCCACCAATTGCGGGACAGTAATTTGCGCGATCAACTCATCATGGCGCTACGCCAGCACACCAAGACGGGTGATGAACAGGCCTTGGCGGGGCTGCTGGAAGCGGAATTTGCCGTCGATGATCACCGGGGTGGCCGCGCATTGGCCTCGCTAGCGCCGCTCACCAGGGGCGACCGCCGGCATGTTCACACGCTGCGGCTAGCGTTGAAAGCCAATACGCAGGAATCGAATTGGGAAGAAGTGCTGCGGCTCACCAAGCTTTTGGAAAACCGCAAGGCCATTGCGCCGATTGTCGCCATTCATTACAAGCGATTGGTGGTTCAGGCATGGATTGAAAGTGCGCGCTATGAGCCAGCGATTGAGTTGATTGAATCCACGTTGAAGTCGAACTGGGATTCCAGTCTGGCCATGCTGTATGGCCGCTGCCTGGGCAATGCAAAAGATCAGCTCGTGAAACTGGAGTTGTGGTTACAACAGCACCCCTCTGACGCAGAATTAAATTGGTCTTTGGGCCGAGTCTGTCAGCGTCAGCGGCTGTGGGGCAAAGCCCGTCAGCACTTTGAGTTGTCGCTTCGGCTCAAACCCATGATCGCAACCCACTTTGCTTTGGCCGAGATTGCAGAAGCCTTGTCTGAAAAAGAAACCGCCGCACTTCATTGGAAGGCGGCGGCCACGATGGCGGTCTAA
- the hemC gene encoding hydroxymethylbilane synthase, producing MWIIASRESRLAMWQAEHVQKLLGQASGQPVEILGMTTRGDQILDRTLSKVGGKGLFVKELETALAEGRAHLAVHSLKDVPMELPDGFELACVMEREDPRDAFVSNDFASLDDLPQGAVVGTSSLRREAQLKARYPHLQIVPLRGNLDTRLSKLDRGDMQAIILAAAGLKRLGMAQRIRQIIAPEVLLPAAGQGALGIEIRQDGSGIRQALQPLVDPKTFREVRAERALSRALGGSCQVPLAAYCVTEPDGKTLRLRALVAMTDGSKVLRAECFGQDPEALGLSAAKELSDQGAQQILQSLGVA from the coding sequence ATGTGGATTATTGCATCGCGTGAAAGTCGTTTGGCCATGTGGCAGGCCGAACATGTACAAAAGCTGCTTGGCCAGGCCAGCGGTCAGCCCGTTGAGATTCTGGGCATGACCACCCGGGGGGACCAGATCCTGGATCGCACCCTGTCTAAAGTGGGCGGTAAGGGCCTCTTTGTCAAAGAGTTAGAAACGGCCTTGGCCGAGGGCAGGGCGCATTTGGCGGTCCACTCGCTCAAAGACGTGCCCATGGAACTGCCTGATGGCTTTGAGCTGGCCTGCGTTATGGAGCGGGAAGACCCCCGTGACGCCTTTGTATCCAATGATTTTGCAAGCCTGGATGACCTGCCCCAGGGTGCGGTGGTGGGCACATCAAGCCTTCGCCGCGAGGCCCAGTTAAAGGCCCGTTATCCCCATCTTCAAATCGTGCCGCTGCGCGGCAATTTGGACACCCGGCTATCAAAACTGGACCGTGGCGATATGCAGGCCATTATTCTGGCTGCCGCTGGTCTGAAGCGGCTGGGTATGGCCCAAAGAATTCGCCAGATCATTGCGCCAGAGGTGTTACTGCCGGCTGCTGGTCAGGGCGCACTTGGAATCGAAATTCGCCAAGACGGATCTGGCATTCGTCAGGCCCTGCAGCCCTTGGTCGACCCAAAGACCTTCCGTGAAGTGCGCGCTGAGCGTGCGCTGTCTCGTGCCCTTGGGGGCAGTTGTCAGGTGCCTTTGGCCGCGTATTGCGTGACCGAGCCCGATGGCAAGACCCTGCGGCTTCGTGCCTTGGTGGCGATGACCGACGGATCGAAAGTCCTAAGAGCCGAGTGTTTTGGCCAAGACCCCGAGGCCCTGGGCCTTTCGGCCGCCAAAGAACTCTCCGATCAAGGCGCCCAGCAGATTCTTCAGTCGCTGGGCGTGGCCTAA
- a CDS encoding uroporphyrinogen-III synthase, with protein sequence MGSANPLIRCALIARPQWDWSSPIGAGSDHIPSVASSASIQQESLGDPRLVGAPLQHLSLCPPDRRILDRFRWAQQQWLVLTSPASVQALDQWLFHTGINVMFNPDMRVAAVGSGTNNQLAHYISQNAADPARAWRINANRTITSAVDEKADAVGLLAAMDAVCRRDGFYWQEQMVLIAQGMGSRTTLVDGLRARGATVLVANLYQRIDVRWPDRIWAMLANAAPNEIAVVVTSTTVVDRLIQDCGQHQLDLARVAWATQHAAVAERLKSRGIQPIRRVRLDPDHLSGDLFDHEQYW encoded by the coding sequence ATGGGCTCTGCTAACCCTTTGATTCGCTGCGCTCTGATTGCCCGCCCGCAGTGGGATTGGTCAAGTCCAATTGGTGCGGGCAGCGATCACATTCCCAGCGTTGCCTCGTCGGCGTCCATTCAACAGGAGTCCTTGGGTGACCCGCGGCTGGTTGGCGCACCATTGCAGCATCTTTCTCTGTGTCCGCCAGATCGACGGATTTTGGATCGGTTTCGGTGGGCCCAGCAGCAGTGGCTGGTCTTAACCAGCCCAGCCAGTGTCCAGGCCTTGGATCAGTGGCTCTTTCACACTGGAATCAATGTGATGTTCAACCCCGATATGCGGGTGGCAGCGGTTGGCAGTGGTACCAATAACCAGCTTGCGCATTACATCAGCCAAAACGCCGCAGATCCGGCCCGGGCGTGGCGTATTAATGCCAATCGAACCATCACCTCTGCAGTCGATGAAAAGGCTGATGCCGTGGGTCTTTTGGCGGCGATGGACGCTGTCTGCAGGCGAGACGGTTTTTATTGGCAAGAACAGATGGTGCTGATTGCGCAGGGTATGGGCAGCCGCACCACACTCGTTGACGGGCTTCGCGCACGCGGCGCGACTGTCCTGGTGGCGAATCTGTATCAGAGAATTGATGTGCGTTGGCCAGACAGAATCTGGGCCATGCTTGCTAATGCCGCACCAAATGAAATTGCAGTCGTGGTGACCTCGACCACCGTAGTGGATCGCTTAATTCAAGATTGTGGCCAACACCAGCTCGATCTGGCGCGCGTGGCATGGGCGACTCAGCATGCTGCAGTTGCGGAACGTTTAAAGAGCCGGGGTATCCAACCGATTCGGCGTGTGCGTTTAGACCCTGACCATCTCTCGGGCGATTTATTTGATCATGAACAATACTGGTAA
- the argH gene encoding argininosuccinate lyase, with the protein MTEQFSKKNEGWSGRFNEPVSELVQRYTGSVFFDHRLARFDIQGSKAHAEMLAHVGLISGQDLKDIERGLTQIQSEIESGQFQWSLALEDVHLNIEKRLTDLIGDAGKRLHTARSRNDQVATDIRLWVRATIDDLQTALTALKDSLLAQADSNADTIMPGFTHLQVAQPVTFGHHMLAYVEMFSRDQERLADCRKRVNRLPLGAAALAGTSYPIDRERVAKTLGFDGVCQNSLDAVSDRDFAIEFTACCALIMTHISRLSEELILWMTPRMGLIDLPDRFCTGSSIMPQKKNPDVPELARGKTGRVYGHVMGLLTLMKGQPLAYNKDNQEDKEPLFDTADTVLDTLRVFADMVAGIQVKKEAMRAAAFEGYATATDLADYLVKKGLPFRDAHEAVALAVRAAVEKKKDLSELSLAELQAFHPKIGEDVFTVLQVEGSVSARNHIGGTAPDQVRAQVKAHRSK; encoded by the coding sequence ATGACCGAACAATTCTCTAAGAAAAACGAAGGCTGGTCCGGCCGGTTTAACGAACCTGTCTCGGAACTTGTGCAGCGCTACACCGGTTCGGTCTTTTTTGACCACCGACTAGCCCGCTTCGATATCCAAGGATCAAAAGCCCACGCCGAGATGCTAGCGCATGTCGGGCTAATCTCTGGCCAGGACTTAAAAGATATCGAGCGCGGCTTAACCCAGATCCAGTCAGAGATCGAGTCCGGACAGTTCCAGTGGTCCTTAGCGCTTGAAGATGTTCACTTGAATATTGAAAAACGACTCACCGACCTGATCGGTGATGCGGGCAAGCGGCTCCACACGGCCCGAAGCCGCAACGACCAGGTGGCCACCGATATCCGTCTGTGGGTGCGGGCCACAATTGATGACCTTCAGACAGCGCTTACCGCATTGAAGGATTCTTTACTGGCACAGGCCGACAGCAATGCCGACACGATCATGCCGGGCTTTACGCACTTGCAGGTGGCACAGCCGGTGACATTTGGCCACCACATGCTGGCCTATGTGGAAATGTTTTCGCGTGATCAGGAGCGGCTTGCCGACTGCAGAAAGCGTGTGAATCGCCTGCCCTTGGGCGCAGCCGCATTAGCAGGTACGTCTTACCCGATTGACCGTGAGCGGGTGGCCAAGACACTGGGCTTTGATGGTGTCTGCCAAAACTCACTTGATGCCGTAAGCGATCGGGACTTTGCCATTGAGTTCACGGCCTGCTGCGCCCTGATCATGACCCACATCTCGCGGCTATCGGAAGAACTGATCTTGTGGATGACACCACGCATGGGGCTGATTGATCTTCCTGATCGGTTCTGCACGGGTTCATCGATCATGCCGCAAAAGAAAAACCCCGATGTGCCCGAGCTTGCCCGCGGCAAGACTGGCCGAGTCTATGGCCACGTGATGGGCCTGCTTACGCTAATGAAGGGCCAGCCACTGGCCTACAACAAAGACAATCAGGAAGACAAAGAGCCGCTTTTCGATACTGCCGACACAGTGCTTGACACCCTGCGGGTGTTTGCCGACATGGTGGCCGGTATTCAGGTGAAAAAAGAAGCCATGCGGGCCGCAGCCTTTGAGGGCTACGCGACCGCGACTGATTTGGCGGACTATTTGGTGAAAAAAGGCCTGCCCTTTCGGGATGCCCACGAGGCGGTGGCCCTTGCCGTGCGGGCAGCGGTCGAGAAGAAAAAAGATTTGTCAGAGTTGTCGCTTGCCGAGCTGCAGGCCTTTCACCCCAAGATTGGCGAAGATGTCTTTACAGTGCTACAAGTCGAGGGCTCGGTATCGGCCCGCAACCACATTGGCGGGACAGCGCCCGATCAAGTCCGTGCCCAGGTGAAAGCACACCGCAGTAAATAA
- the lpdA gene encoding dihydrolipoyl dehydrogenase, translated as MAAIELKVPDIGDFKEVEVIEVLVKVGDQISVEQSLITVESDKASMEIPSSMAGKIVEMKVKLGDKVSEGTVLAMVEAAGASAAAPASAPTAKVSDTVPSAPAGDIAEPGRGESKAGSSRDPVSLAPAPAPSSAAPAPSAAASNAPRRFAGTADITCDMMVLGAGPGGYSAAFRAADLGMNTVLVERYSTLGGVCLNVGCIPSKALLHVAAVMDEAKNFASHGVSFGEPQVDLDKLRGWKSQVVNKLTTGLAGMAKARKVQVINGVGKFLDGYHLEVTAEDGSKKVIGFQKAIIAAGSEAVKLPFLPEDERIVTSTGALKLKFRPKRMLVIGGGIIGLEMATVYSTLGAKIDVVEMLDGLMQGADRDLVKVWQKYNAHRFDKIMLKCKTVGAEAKADGIHVRFEGEGAPAEPQVYDLVLQAVGRRPNGGAIGADQAGVNVTDRGFIEVDAQMRTNQPHIFAIGDLVGQPMLAHKAVHEGHVAAEAAFGEKSFFDARVIPSVAYTDPEVAWVGVTEDEAKAKGMTIEKAVFPWAASGRAIANGRDEGLTKLIVDPQSHRVIGGAMVGTHAGDMIGELALAIEMGCDPHDIGKTIHPHPTLGESIGMVAEVFAGTCTDLPPMRKK; from the coding sequence ATGGCAGCTATTGAGCTTAAGGTCCCAGATATTGGGGATTTCAAAGAAGTGGAAGTCATTGAGGTCTTGGTCAAGGTGGGTGACCAGATTTCGGTGGAACAAAGTCTGATCACAGTGGAGTCCGACAAAGCATCAATGGAAATTCCTTCCTCGATGGCGGGAAAGATTGTTGAAATGAAAGTGAAACTCGGCGACAAGGTCTCCGAGGGCACGGTGTTGGCGATGGTGGAAGCAGCGGGGGCTTCTGCCGCCGCACCTGCGAGTGCTCCCACTGCGAAGGTGTCAGACACCGTGCCTAGTGCGCCCGCTGGTGACATTGCGGAACCGGGGCGAGGCGAGTCAAAAGCGGGGTCGAGCCGAGACCCGGTTTCGCTGGCACCAGCACCAGCGCCAAGCTCAGCCGCCCCCGCGCCATCAGCCGCCGCCAGCAACGCCCCCCGCCGTTTCGCAGGCACCGCTGACATCACCTGCGACATGATGGTCTTGGGTGCCGGCCCCGGTGGTTATTCCGCCGCATTCCGTGCTGCAGATCTGGGTATGAACACGGTTTTGGTGGAGCGTTACTCCACACTCGGTGGTGTCTGCTTAAACGTGGGCTGTATTCCATCCAAGGCACTCTTGCATGTCGCCGCCGTGATGGACGAGGCCAAAAACTTTGCATCCCATGGCGTGAGCTTCGGTGAACCCCAAGTTGATCTGGATAAATTGCGTGGCTGGAAATCACAGGTTGTGAATAAACTCACAACCGGCCTGGCCGGCATGGCCAAAGCCCGCAAGGTGCAAGTCATCAATGGCGTGGGCAAGTTCTTAGACGGTTATCACTTAGAAGTGACTGCCGAAGACGGCAGCAAAAAAGTGATTGGTTTTCAAAAGGCCATCATCGCTGCGGGTTCGGAAGCCGTAAAACTTCCGTTCTTGCCTGAAGACGAACGGATTGTCACTTCCACGGGTGCATTGAAATTAAAATTCCGGCCCAAACGCATGCTGGTCATTGGCGGCGGCATTATTGGTCTAGAGATGGCCACGGTGTATTCGACGCTCGGCGCAAAAATTGATGTGGTCGAAATGCTCGATGGTCTGATGCAGGGGGCAGACCGCGACCTGGTCAAGGTCTGGCAAAAATACAATGCCCATCGCTTCGATAAGATCATGTTGAAGTGCAAAACCGTTGGTGCCGAGGCCAAAGCCGATGGCATTCATGTGCGGTTCGAGGGCGAGGGCGCACCAGCAGAGCCCCAGGTCTATGACTTGGTGCTGCAGGCCGTTGGCCGCAGGCCCAATGGCGGTGCGATCGGCGCCGACCAAGCCGGTGTCAACGTGACCGATCGTGGGTTTATTGAAGTGGACGCCCAGATGCGCACCAACCAGCCCCACATCTTTGCCATTGGTGACTTAGTCGGCCAGCCCATGCTCGCGCATAAGGCCGTGCACGAGGGTCATGTGGCCGCCGAAGCCGCCTTTGGTGAAAAGTCCTTCTTCGATGCGCGGGTGATTCCATCAGTGGCGTATACCGATCCCGAAGTGGCCTGGGTGGGTGTGACCGAAGACGAGGCCAAGGCCAAGGGCATGACGATTGAAAAGGCGGTATTCCCCTGGGCGGCTTCTGGTCGGGCGATTGCCAATGGTCGGGATGAGGGCTTGACCAAGCTCATCGTTGACCCACAGAGCCACCGGGTCATTGGTGGGGCAATGGTGGGTACCCATGCGGGCGACATGATTGGCGAACTGGCCCTGGCCATTGAGATGGGCTGTGATCCCCACGATATTGGCAAGACCATTCACCCGCACCCAACCCTGGGCGAGTCGATCGGCATGGTGGCCGAGGTCTTCGCGGGCACTTGTACCGATCTGCCGCCCATGCGTAAGAAATAA
- a CDS encoding TRAP transporter large permease subunit, with amino-acid sequence MNPIDFMAPAMFAALVVVLLLGLPVAFSLAALGLASGFVAIELGLFPPQFMANLPYRVFGILSNELLLAIPFFTLMGAILERSGLAEDLLEGFAQLFGGLPGGLAYAVIVVGAILGAITGTVAASVIAMGVIALPIMMRYGYNHRLATGVIAASGTITQVIPPSLVLIVLADQLGRSVGDMYLGAVGPSLAQIAIFLLFIFLVSIFSPKMMPPLPAQARTLRGWPLAKKVIKGVVPSMGLIFVVLGTIFLGLATPTEAGAMGVLGAIGLAALYRRLKWGIVYQGMTSTMTITVMVIFILIGATVFTLVFQGVDGGIWVEHLFTSVGADDAVTFLIVVNILIFFLAFFLDFFEIAFIVIPLLAPMADKLGIDLIWFGVLICVNMQTSFMHPPFGFALFYLRGIAPKSIKSSDIYMGAIPWVGMQLILVAILIFFPELVTGFLDKPAAVDLQTIEIPLDPAAADPALHNETGGKSPPADDPADYFKQK; translated from the coding sequence ATGAACCCGATCGATTTCATGGCCCCCGCAATGTTCGCCGCCCTGGTGGTGGTGTTGCTGTTGGGCCTGCCGGTGGCTTTTTCACTGGCGGCCTTGGGGCTAGCCTCTGGTTTTGTAGCCATTGAGTTGGGGCTGTTTCCGCCACAGTTCATGGCGAATCTGCCGTATCGGGTCTTTGGCATCTTATCGAATGAGCTGTTGCTGGCGATTCCGTTTTTTACCCTGATGGGCGCGATTTTGGAGCGCAGCGGGCTTGCCGAAGATCTGCTCGAAGGCTTTGCACAACTCTTTGGCGGGCTACCGGGCGGCCTGGCCTATGCGGTGATCGTGGTGGGTGCAATTCTTGGTGCGATTACTGGCACCGTGGCTGCATCAGTGATTGCCATGGGCGTGATCGCATTGCCGATCATGATGCGCTACGGCTATAACCATCGGCTTGCCACAGGGGTCATTGCCGCATCAGGCACCATCACTCAGGTGATCCCACCATCGCTTGTGTTGATTGTTCTTGCCGATCAATTGGGCCGCTCGGTTGGCGATATGTATCTTGGGGCCGTTGGTCCGTCGCTTGCCCAGATTGCGATCTTCTTACTCTTTATTTTCTTGGTGTCGATTTTTTCGCCCAAGATGATGCCGCCGTTACCCGCGCAGGCCAGAACACTGCGCGGCTGGCCCCTGGCCAAAAAAGTGATCAAGGGTGTGGTGCCATCTATGGGCCTGATTTTCGTGGTGCTAGGGACGATTTTCTTGGGCCTGGCCACCCCTACCGAAGCCGGTGCCATGGGCGTGTTGGGGGCGATTGGGCTGGCCGCACTCTATCGCCGCCTGAAGTGGGGCATTGTGTATCAGGGCATGACATCCACCATGACCATCACCGTGATGGTGATCTTCATTCTGATTGGTGCCACCGTATTTACCTTGGTCTTTCAGGGTGTCGATGGTGGCATTTGGGTGGAGCATCTGTTTACTAGTGTGGGGGCGGATGATGCCGTCACCTTTCTGATTGTCGTCAATATCCTGATTTTCTTTTTGGCGTTTTTCTTAGATTTTTTTGAGATCGCCTTTATCGTGATTCCGCTCTTGGCCCCCATGGCCGATAAGCTTGGCATTGATCTCATTTGGTTTGGTGTCCTGATCTGCGTGAACATGCAGACATCTTTCATGCACCCACCGTTTGGCTTTGCGCTTTTTTATCTGCGGGGCATTGCACCCAAATCCATCAAGAGCAGTGACATCTACATGGGCGCTATTCCGTGGGTGGGCATGCAACTGATTCTGGTGGCGATTTTGATTTTCTTTCCAGAGCTGGTCACAGGCTTTTTAGACAAGCCTGCCGCGGTGGATTTACAAACGATTGAAATCCCCCTAGACCCTGCTGCAGCGGATCCGGCTCTACACAATGAAACGGGTGGCAAATCGCCACCCGCTGATGATCCGGCGGATTACTTCAAACAGAAGTAG